A window of Bacteroidota bacterium contains these coding sequences:
- a CDS encoding NAD(P)/FAD-dependent oxidoreductase, translating into MEKKIVIIGGGVAGLSAGIYGQLNGFRTEIIEMHTTTGGQCTAWDRKGYRFDYCLHWLVGTSKGAFHDVWKETNVLNEKTVVVDHDVYVKMVNANNESFYIYADIDRWEKYLLELAPEDARGIKKMCREMRLGILLEPFSKPAELLTVVDYIKALFKMFPVLKLMFKFRNMTCTEYFNKLKLKNNTLKTFLNSFYGDRDFSATAFLLMLAFFNQKNAGYIKGGSLPLAQRMTDKFVSIGGTLTTGCKVTKIITDDGRAKAVELENGRTITADYIISAADGYQTLYGMLGGKYLTKQIENAYNEWELFMPLVQISFGINTIIPTSEPVTSYLAAGRKIGSTALPFGYSVMNYSFDTTMAPEGKSVVIIRFETPWKVWATMGKEQYKIEKENILADALAIMETHYQGFRQYVEVTDVATPLTDVRYTGVWQGAYEGFMPTSTNFNKNLNMRLPGLQNFFMAGQWLFPGGGLPPSAQSGKSVIQLICKDEKKKFRTIQL; encoded by the coding sequence ATGGAAAAGAAGATTGTGATTATTGGAGGAGGTGTTGCAGGACTCTCTGCAGGCATTTACGGACAATTGAACGGTTTTCGCACCGAGATTATTGAAATGCACACAACAACCGGTGGTCAATGCACTGCGTGGGACCGCAAGGGATATCGCTTTGATTATTGCCTGCACTGGCTCGTTGGCACTTCTAAAGGAGCATTTCATGATGTTTGGAAAGAAACCAATGTGTTGAATGAAAAAACAGTGGTTGTCGATCATGATGTTTATGTTAAAATGGTGAATGCCAACAATGAGTCCTTTTACATTTATGCAGATATTGACCGTTGGGAGAAATACTTGCTGGAACTTGCTCCCGAAGATGCACGCGGCATTAAAAAAATGTGCCGCGAAATGCGACTCGGGATACTGCTTGAACCATTCAGCAAACCTGCCGAACTGTTAACCGTTGTTGATTATATAAAAGCGCTGTTCAAGATGTTTCCGGTGCTCAAACTGATGTTCAAATTCCGGAACATGACCTGTACCGAGTATTTTAATAAGCTCAAGCTGAAAAATAATACACTGAAAACATTTCTGAATTCATTTTATGGTGATCGTGATTTTTCAGCCACTGCCTTTCTGTTGATGCTCGCTTTCTTTAATCAGAAAAATGCCGGATATATCAAAGGAGGATCTTTACCACTGGCTCAGCGTATGACCGATAAGTTTGTTTCGATTGGAGGAACACTTACCACCGGATGTAAGGTTACAAAGATAATAACCGATGATGGTCGTGCAAAGGCTGTAGAACTGGAAAACGGTCGTACAATTACTGCTGACTATATCATAAGTGCCGCCGACGGTTATCAGACACTTTATGGTATGCTTGGCGGAAAGTATTTAACAAAACAAATTGAGAATGCTTATAATGAATGGGAACTGTTTATGCCCCTGGTGCAGATTTCATTCGGGATAAATACAATTATTCCGACCTCAGAACCTGTAACATCATATTTGGCAGCCGGAAGAAAAATCGGAAGCACGGCATTGCCTTTTGGGTATTCGGTTATGAATTATTCTTTTGATACAACGATGGCTCCTGAAGGAAAATCAGTCGTGATAATTCGTTTTGAAACGCCATGGAAAGTATGGGCGACCATGGGCAAGGAACAGTATAAGATTGAAAAGGAAAACATACTTGCCGATGCATTGGCGATTATGGAAACCCATTACCAAGGGTTTCGGCAGTATGTTGAAGTTACTGATGTTGCAACACCGCTCACGGATGTCAGATATACGGGTGTTTGGCAGGGCGCGTACGAAGGCTTTATGCCTACTTCAACAAATTTCAATAAAAATCTGAACATGCGGTTACCCGGTCTGCAGAATTTCTTCATGGCCGGACAATGGCT
- a CDS encoding MarC family protein, protein MNLFLFAFGALFSIINPLGTVPVFVSLTGNQSKQAKSRIALRTSRNVLFILLISFFLGKYLLILFGISVNSLKIAGGLIIATSGFALLSGKFNEHKGIKKEKVKRDIETRSEITLTPLAIPMLAGPGTISLLITYKQEYDDLTSVVLIIAAILAATISIYFILRSSNYIERVLGASGINALSRIIGFIVIAIGVEYVTSALINVLRISGL, encoded by the coding sequence ATGAACTTATTCCTATTTGCCTTTGGCGCACTTTTCTCTATTATCAACCCTCTGGGGACTGTGCCGGTTTTTGTAAGTCTCACAGGGAATCAAAGCAAGCAGGCTAAATCAAGAATTGCACTGCGCACATCACGCAATGTTCTCTTTATTCTGCTGATATCATTTTTTCTGGGGAAATACCTTTTGATTCTTTTCGGAATATCTGTCAATTCCTTAAAAATTGCCGGCGGCCTTATCATAGCGACATCGGGTTTTGCACTGCTTTCGGGTAAGTTCAACGAACATAAAGGAATAAAAAAGGAGAAGGTTAAAAGAGATATCGAGACCCGTTCGGAAATCACACTCACGCCCCTTGCTATTCCTATGCTGGCAGGTCCTGGTACTATTTCTTTGCTGATTACCTACAAACAGGAGTACGATGATCTTACTTCAGTTGTTTTGATTATTGCAGCTATACTAGCCGCGACAATCAGTATCTATTTTATATTAAGAAGTTCAAATTATATTGAAAGAGTGCTCGGCGCTTCGGGCATCAACGCTCTGTCGCGTATTATTGGATTTATTGTAATTGCTATTGGTGTCGAGTATGTTACATCTGCATTAATAAACGTATTACGAATTTCCGGACTTTGA